The region TGTTGTAAACCACATCAAAGAACTAATCTTCCACACATACAATAATACAAAGCTTCTAGCCTCTTGCACTTGTTAGTTGAATCCGCGCATTCATAATCGAAGGAGATTATGTTTTAGGGGCGAATATCATAAATCAAGATGTATCTGACGTATATTTTGTTATCGAAAAAGATGGAATTCTAAGTTCTAGAGCCTCACTGGACGTAAGCATAGAACCTAATTTCTCTGTTGACTGGCAAAATGGTAAAGTTGTAGTTGAGAGATCAGGTATCCTCAGAGTTAAGAATCCGTACGTCGTGTTTAAACCAGATGATAGTTCACTTATTAGTGGACATTGGGCCATTAAAGAAGACGCTCGGATTGTCTTAAAGAATGGCGAATCAATTACAACCTTAGGAAGAGGTGTCACCGTCAATTTAGCTGCAGGCTCAAGCATTAACAATCTTCCGGTAGTGGAGGGTAATTTCACTCTAGAAGAAGGCGCTGAGCTCATACTAAACTCAGCGACGTTTACGACGAGTAATGACTTCTATGCTGGAGGCCGTCTAGGTGGACTAGATGGAACCATACAAGTCATTGGCACGCTATATAATGGAACACAAGGAGGGCTAACCAATGCAATTTTGACCGGAAACCTTACCATAAATGCCAATGGCGGCGTAGTAAGCACGGCATGGACCGCACCTGGTGATTCCCCCGGTACGATCACTATCAATGGAGATTTCACACAAACAGACACAGGTACACTTCAAATAGAAGTCTTCGGAGCCGAGGCAGGAACGGAATATGACCAACTCATAGTGAATGGAACAGCTACTTTAGGAGGTACCCTTCACATTATCCCCAATATAGATTTCCCTGACAGTTCACTCTTTGTACCTCTGGTTGCAACGACTGTTGAGGGAGTTTTCGATCGAATCATTGTTGAAAACAAATCGGCTCGTGAGACCTACGATGTTTCTAAGATGGAGACCGGTATCCAAATATCACCCACAACGCTTTCTGTGAGTTCCTTCGCCGAATTCCAGAATGCCCTCTTCTCCGATGACGACATCATAGACGAAACTATAGGATTAACCACATCCGATCCCGACGGAGACCAATTCTCCAACCTACTCGAATACGCTATGGACCTCAACCCCTGGGTAACCAATAAGAATCCGATGGAGGTGAACTTTGAACCGGCCGCAATCGAGGGATTCAGCCGAGTAAAAGTAAAGTTCCCCTGGGCCAAGGACATGACGGATGTGGACTATGTGATCCAGATCTCCCCCGACATGACCGTGTGGTCGGACTTGTCATCCACGGTCGAAGACACGATCGACGAAGGTACCCACGAACTGCTTACTGTGGGAGCAGACATCGATGTGGTTGTCACCGGAAGACTATTTGTGCGTGTGCTGGTCAACCAAAAAGAATTATAGGAGTAGCATGTCCTGAGTTTGTCGATGGGCTTTACGCCCCGATGCAATGCCTAAAATGCCAATCTGGGGATTGGCGTTCCCAGGAAAATCGCCCTTACAGTTTAAAGACAAAGCAAGAGATTAAGTAAGAGGATCTGCCTACGCACAAGGCTACGGCATGACAAGCGAGGATAATTATTATCCTGACACCTGGAAAAAGAAACCTTGTCCACTAAGAAAGTCCCCTCGCCTTTTTGATGGTTTCGTAGGCTTCGCTGACTTCCTTGAACTTTTCTTCGGCGAATTTCAGGAATTCTTCGGGGAGGCCTTTTGAGACAATTTTATCCGGATGAAACTCCATAACTTTTTCCCGGTAGGCTTTTTTGACTTCAGCATCCGTAGCTTCGGGGGTTAAGCCAAGAACAGAATAGGCAGGATCTGCGGACGGGGCGAGGCGAGCCTGTAATTCCTCAAAGAGATGAGGTGGGATGTTTAAGTAGCGGACCGCTTCTTCAAGCAGGCGTTTTTCCAGAGAATGGACGCTCCCGTCTGCTGCTGCGATTTGGAAAAGTATTTCGAAAAGCACCATGCGCATATGGGTATCGCGATGGAAATGGCGGGCAAATTCAGAAGCGTATTGACTGAACGATGACGCGTCATCTTTTGCCCGATTGAAAATATTAACCGCGAACATGCGAGCTTGTTTATCCAGGCGGAGGTGATCGCGCATGAATCCGTCCACAATTTTGATTTCGGCCTGGGTTACTTTACCGTCGGCCTTTGCCATTTTTCCCAACATGGCAAAAGTTGTGGCAAAAAACACAGCTTGCTTCTGCTCTTGATTCGTAAATGTGGCTTGACGAGCTCGGCCAGTTCCCTGGCGGGCATCAGCGGACACGCTTTCATCCAATTGAGAATCGACAAACAAGTGGCCTATAGATCCTCCGATTAATGCGCCAATCGGGCCGCCCATGAGCATTCCCATGCTTCCACCAATAATTTTTCCTATCCAAGACATATACTCAAATTTCTAACAATTAAAACCTGAGGCTATTTGGAGTCGGGAGGAGGCCGCTGCAAGGTTCTTTTAATGAGACAGAAAAACGCTCAGTAATGGATCAGCTTATTCCAATATCGATACGGGGTTGATTTCGGATATTTTCAGCCGTTTGGCTGGATATAAATTTTTAGGTAAATCGGCAAAATACCATTGAAATGCGTCCATTGACCGTGGAGGCTTTTTCAAATGCCCACTACCGAAAACCTACCTGGGGAAAGTGATATCAATAACCAGCTTCTTAGCCTCAATCAGGAACTAGGGAGACTGCAACGGCGGGCCATCCAATCAAATATACCCGTTGCCATAGTATTTGAGGGCGCTGATGGAGCCGGCAAAGGGAAACTAATCAATCAACTTCTATTGTCTCTCGACCCTCGAGGATTCAAAGTGTACCCAACCCATTCGGCA is a window of Verrucomicrobiota bacterium DNA encoding:
- a CDS encoding TerB family tellurite resistance protein → MSWIGKIIGGSMGMLMGGPIGALIGGSIGHLFVDSQLDESVSADARQGTGRARQATFTNQEQKQAVFFATTFAMLGKMAKADGKVTQAEIKIVDGFMRDHLRLDKQARMFAVNIFNRAKDDASSFSQYASEFARHFHRDTHMRMVLFEILFQIAAADGSVHSLEKRLLEEAVRYLNIPPHLFEELQARLAPSADPAYSVLGLTPEATDAEVKKAYREKVMEFHPDKIVSKGLPEEFLKFAEEKFKEVSEAYETIKKARGLS